The sequence TTGTTGCTCCAGCTAAAGTGGCTTGAAGTTTTCCGGTGCTAACTTCCCAAAGTTTAACATTTCCATCGTTGCTGCCACTGGCTAAAATGTTACCATCGGGACTAAAAGCAACTGATCTCACTGGGGCTAAATGTCCTGTAAAATTAGCCAGTTGTTTCCCCGTCGTTATATCAAACAATTTGATTGTGCTATCCCCAATTCCAGCCACTAAAATTTTACCATCCGGGCTAAATTTTACAGAATGAACCCAATCAGGTGTTGTTAAAGTTGCGATTAATTTTCCCGTCTCAACCTCCCAAAGTTTGATTGTTGTATCATAACTGCCACTGGCTAATATTTTGCTACCCGGGCTAAACGCGACAGAGTAAACAGAAGATGAATGTCCTGTCAAAGTCATCCGTTCTTGTCCAATTACATCCCAAAGTTTAATTGTGTTATCATCGCTACCACTAGCTAAGGTTTTACCATCGGGACTGAATGCAACAGAACGAACTCGGTTTAAATGACCAATAAAGGAATGAATATAACTCGGTTTCACCCAAGAAACAGGGGTGACTGAGACTGGAACTGGAGATGGCTTTTTCGGCGGAGAAGGAACAACAGCATGGGTCGGGGGTGTGGTGGCGACGGGGGAGACAGTGACAGTGGGGGATGCTAAGGGTGTGGGTTCTGGCGTTGGAGTGACAGTGGGGGATGCTAAGGGTGCGGGTTCTGGTATGGGAGGGTTCGTAACGGCTACAGAAGGTTGCTCAACCGTTTCTACGGGGGAAGGATTAGAAGTTGTTAAGTTCTCCTGAGACTGAACATTCGCCAGAGCATCGATATATTTCCATAATTGAAATTTCCAGACCAGATATAAACTGCTTCCCATTCCTAGAAAAGATCCGAATAAAAATAAGGTAATAAATAACTTAAATCCTGATTTTTTAGGGGTGGTTTTAGGAGGAGTAATTGGTTTAACAGGGGTTTTGCTTTTTGTTTGTGAGATAACGGTTGTATTAATTTTTGGAGGTGGGGGAAGGGGTTTAGATTTAGATTGAGGGGGAATTTTTGGATCGGATACGGATTGAACTACAGTTGATTGAGGGGGTGGAACTGTTTTCTGGTTTAAAGCTTTTAATGCTGCTTCAGCAGATGAATAACGATCTTGCCAATCTTCTTTTAAACATTGATTTAAAACTTGTTTTAATTGAGGATCTTTTAACGGTTGCTTTAAATAGCTTTGCCATTTTTCTATCCAGCTATAACCTTGTTTTAACCAAAGTTCATGGGGGCTAACTCCAGTTAATAACTGAAAACAAGTAGCGCCCAAACTAAATAAATCACTGGCTGGGTATGCTTCTCCGGCTTGTATTTGCTCAAAAGGTGCATACCCAAAGGAACCTAAACGAGTTCCGATTTGGGTTGTTACTTTCGCGGTGGCTGATAGTTGTTTAGAAACGCCAAAATCGATTAATACAAATTCTCCTTTACCCCCTGAACGAGAACGTCGCATAATATTCTCAGGTTTGATATCCCGATGAATGACTTGTTTACTATGAATATCCTGAAGGACGGGAAGCAGTTCTAGTAGTAAATGTTTAATTTGTTTTTCATTCCAAAGTCCTTGAATTTGTAATTCCTGTAATAAGTTTTGACCTTCAATATATTCTTGAACTAAATAAAGTTGTTCTTCAACTTCAAAATAAGCATAAAGTGTAGGAATATGGGGGTTATTTTCACCTAATGATTGTATTCGTTGAGCTTCTTGCTGAAATAATTCAATTGCTTTTTTTAGAGCCCAGGTTCCTTGTACTTTCGCGGCTAACTGTTTAATCACACAAGGCGCATTTAACCGATCTAGATCTTCCCCGCGATAAGTGCGACCAAACCCTCCCTCTCCGAGAAAATCAGTGGGTCTGTAACGGTCTCGTAATCGTTCAATTAATTTTGTACCACAACTTTGACAGTAGGTTATTCCTTCTGGGTTTTCCGGTTGATCACAGGTTGGATTTAAACAGCAAACCATAATTTTAGCTCTGGTATTAACGTTGATTATCCATCAAAAGGAGTCTGGTCTCCTCTTCTATAATTATACGTTTAATGTTTGAACTTTATGCCATTCGATCTAACCTTTCTCAAATCCCCCTATTAAAGAGCGCTCGCTGATTCTTGACTAACTTCAATAAAATTGTTAAAATCAATATAATATTGAGGTTAAATTGCATAATGTTAACTAACTCTCCTCCCCTAATCACTTCGGTTAATAAAGTTAATTATGAAGTGGGGATCAAAAGACTGAAAAATGGGAAATATCAAACCTTTGTTTTAGACTATCCCAGTTTAAAAGCATCAGCTAATAGCAGAGATGAGGCCCTCCAAAAATTATCTCAGCGTCTCCAAGCATTTTTTAAGGATACAGAAATTATTCAATTAGAAATTGAAATTCCTCAACCTGAGCATCCTTGGTTACAATTTGCGGGAATGTTTGAAAATGATCCTCTATTTGAGAAAGTGTTAGAGGCTATTCAAGATTACCGTAACGAAATTGATGCCGAGGAGGAATAATTATGAATTTATGGGTTTTAGATACAGATCATGTTTCTGAATTTCAGAGAAGGAATTCTAAGGTTGTACAGCGTATTTATAGAATTAATCCCAATAATATAGCTGTTACAATTATTAGCGTAGAAGAACAAGTTAGAGGACAGCTAAAAGTAATTAACGAGATGAATAACTTGAAATCAGGTGATAGCTTAGTACAAGCTTATGCAAACTTAGGGAAAACAGTGAAATTTTTTCACAATATTCATGTCCTTGATTTTGATCAGCAAGCTTGTAACTGTTATACAGAATTAAAACGTCAAAAAATTAAGATAGGAACACAAGATTTAAAAATTGCTTCTATTGTTCTGTCTCAACAAGGAATTTTAGTCACTCGTAACCGGAAAGATTTTGAAAAAATACCGAATTTATTAATAGAAGATTGGACAGTTTAACCCTTAACTTTCTGCAATGCGATCTAAGCGTTCACGAATAGCCAAATTAAAGAGCGATCGCACCGACATCCATAACCCTAATATTGATAAAAGTAAGACCAATACCGCCCATCCTTGATAATTTCCAATTAATAAAATCGCTCCCGCAATTAAAGTAAATCCTGTCCAACAGATATAAATTAAACTTTTTAACGCTAAATTAATTCGTTTTAAGGCGCGATCGCTTTCCACAGACCTGACTCTAATTTGTAACTCGCCTTCTTCCAAACGTTCTTCTAAACGTCGAATTAAAACCTCTGTTTTACTCGGTTGTTGTAATCTAAATTTAATAAAATCTCGTGCTTGTTTTGCTAACTCTCCGACTAAATTACCCCGTTGTTGAGAAATTGTTAAACTCTTGACAAAGGGTTGAGCACAAGCGACTAAACTATATTTAGGGTCTAATGTTCTGGCTAGACCATCTAAGGTGGTTAAAGACTTTAAAATAAACATCATTTGAGCAGGTAAACGAAAGGGTTGCTGCTCAAACATGATATAAATTTCTTCTTTAATTTGATTAAACATCTGAAAATCAACGGGTTTTTCCGTAAATTCTTCTAATAAAAACTTTACCATTTTTCTCACGGGTTTCATATCAGATACAGATTCAATTAATCCAATATCAATTAAAGTATCTAGCACCACATCTGTATCTTTTTTTAAGACCGCAAAAAAGGCTTTAATCATTTGATCTTTGGCTAAAGCTTTGACTTCTGCCATCATGCCAAAATCATAAAAAATTAAATTCCCATCCACACTAACCGCAATATTTCCGGGGTGAGGATCGGCTTGAAAAAAACCATCCTGAAGAATTTGTTTTAAATAACAACAAATCCCTAACTGATTTAACCGTTTAACATCAATTCCATAGGCTAGTAATTTGTCTCGATCATCCGCTTTAATTCCCGGTAAATATTGCATTGTTAAAACTTTATGGGTGGTATATTTCCAATACACTTTAGGAACTAAAATACCTGGATAATTTTTAAAATTTTCTCGGAAGCGATCAGCATTTTTACCTTCTTTAATATAATCAATTTCTTGATATAAAATCATAAAAAATTCATTATATAACTCATCAAGATTATAAAGCTTTGACCAACTAAAATTCTGTTGACAAAACTGAATCATTCGTCGGACTGCTTGCATATCTAAATCAAATAATTGTTTTAACCCTGGACGCTGGACTTTAACAATGACATCTTCTCCGGTATGCAGTCTGGCTTTATGAACTTGTCCTAAACTCGCTGCCGCTAACGGTTGTTCATCAAAATCTCGATATAATGTAAATAAAGAGTTGCCTAATTCGGCTTCAATAATAGCAACGGCTTGATCACTACTAAAGGGTGGAACTTTATCTTGTAATTTCTCTAATTCTTCAACATATTCTAAGGGTAAAATATCGGCTCTTGTCGATAAAGCTTGGCCAATTTTAATAAAAGTTGGCCCTAAATCTAACATGGTTTTAACTAACCAACGGGCTCGTTTTTGTTTCTGTCGAGAGGTATTATTAGCAAGGCTTCTATCCCACCACAAAAAGAACATAAACAGTCCGCAGGCGGTGAAAACATCTAATTGTCTCGTTAAGGGAGAATATCGAGTTTTTTGCCAGCGAAGCGGTTTAGAATCAAGTTGAGTGAGCATGGGAAAGATTAGATAAGAATGAATAAAATTTGAGCCGTTAGAAATCAGTTTTTAGGATTGCATTACTGAGGCATTTATTGAGAATTTTCGAGCTAGGGCACTGCGGGGTAAAACACGCTGAACTTCTTCAACAGTTGTCGCTCCAGTTGTTACTTTTTCAATGGCAGCCATGCGAAAGGATAAAAAGCCAGTTTCATGTAAATAACGATGTAATTCTGTTAGGGTTCCTTCATAAATAATTTGACGAGTTCGATCATCTACAGCTAATAATTCTACTATCGCTTCTCGCCCTGAATAGCCTGAATAAAAGCAGTTAGAACAGCCTCGACCTTTGCGCCAACTGCTGGGGTTTGCTTCTTTTAATTCTAACCCTAAAAGGTCTAAATCTATCGCCGTTGGGGTATAAGCTTCGGCACAGTGGGGACACACGCGACGGGTTAACCGTTGTCCGACAATTCCTAATAAAGCATCACTAATTAATCCCGGATCAGGGCCGATATCTTTTAATCGAGGAATTGCACCAATAGCATCATTAGTATGCAAAGTTGTTAACACTAAATGACCGGTTAATGCGGCACGGACAGCAGTATCTGCGGTATCGCGATCGCGGATTTCTCCTACCATAATAATATCAGGATCTTGTCGCAAAATCGCCCGTAATCCCGCAGCAAATGTCATTCCTGCTCGTTCATGAACTTGAGTTTGAGTAATGCCGGGTAAAACATATTCAACGGGATCTTCAACCGTAACCACATTAACATTTTCTGTTGCAACGGCTAACAAACTATTATAAAGGGTGCTGGTTTTTCCTGACCCCGTTGGCCCGGTGAAAATAATCATTCCCTGGGGTTGACAGAGCCAACTTTTATAAATATTAAGTGTTTTTTCAGAAAAGCCTAAATCCTGTAATCCAGAAAAGGGATTTTCTTGAGGTAATAATCGAATAACGGCTTTTTCTCCCCCCACACAAGGCAGGGTACTCACGCGCATATCGAGGGCTACTTGTAAGTCTTGTTCAGAGACATAATTCTCTCCAATTCTACCATCTTGGGGGCGACGACTTTCAGCAATATCCATATTAGACATAACTTTAATTGCCACAATCACTTTGCGTCCAATATCCGCAGGTAAGAGGGTAATATTGCGAAGTAAACCATCAATTCGATAGCGAACTCTTAAGCCGTCTTGAGAAGGTTCTAAATGAATATCGCTGGCACGATTTCTTAAAGCTCCTGAAATTAAGGTTTTAATTCGAGTTAGCTGATCGGCTGCTTTTGATAGATATAATTCTGTGGTTTCACTAACATTTTCTGATTCTAATTCTCCCGTTAAAGGGTTAATTAATGGGGTGGAACTAATGCGATGGGGGTCAAGATTTTGGGCATGATACCAAGCGCGATAACTTTTGTCATCAATGGGGATAATTTTAATATCAGAAAAGGTGCGATCGCCCATCATTCTCAAGGCATCCATTGAGACTTCTACCGGACAGCCTAAATAATAACAATTTCGCCATAATAATAACGGAATCACGGGGGGTAAAATGTTGCGATCAGGAAATTCTCGAAAAAATCTGAAACTGACATCCCGATCTAATAATTTTAGGTTTAAAATTCCCTGGTCATCAACTAAATTTTTTAAAGCTTGTTCACAGGTAATACTTTGATTCCTCAGTTGTTGCCAAGCTGATAAAACGGGTGTGCTTGAAGTCATAGGGTTAGCTCTGGGATGAAGGTGATGAAATTTAAAGTCAAGTTGAGAAATACTGAGACACTAATCGCTCCTCTAAAATAATTATAAAGGGAAGGAATATTTTTTAAACTTTTTTAACTTCAATCCTTCTCATCTATATCAACAGGACACAATTAACGCATAATAGAGAATGAACTCCCATCGGGCACTGTTATTCGCTCAACTGTTAAATTTATGAAAGGACGCTCATTTCCTAAAATTTTAGTGATTGGTCTAGTCGTTTTGGGACTCCTGGGAATTGGGGGGTTTTATTGGCTGTCGGGTCAAAATCCCGCCTCCTTAGTAACAGGTAGCACAAAAACAGCCCCAGAGGCGGCGATGTTTGTTCCTCGAACTGCACCCGCAATGGTTTCATTATTAGTGAATCCAGATCGGTTAGAATCCGTTGGAAAGATTTTAACCTTTTCCCAAAAAAGTAATAATAATCGAATTCAACTAAACCCAATTAAAGAAAGTCTTTTAACGAACACAGGGTTAAATTATGGTCGGGATATTCAACCTTGGCTAGGAAATGAAATCACTTGGGCATTAGTTACCCCCGATGTAGATCGAGATCCAAATAATGGTCAACAACCGGGGTATTTTGTCGCTTTATCAACCAGAAATTCTCAAAAAAGTCAAGAAGTTATAGATCAATTTTGGCAGAAACAAGAAAAAGCCGGATTAGATATTATTTCTGATCAATATCGAGGAGTTAAATTAGTTTATCGTAGACCCTTTGAAGGGAATATTGATGATGCACCGAGTTTAGTCACCGCCATGATTAATGATCGCTTTGTGTTATTTGCCAACTATCCCAAAGTGATGAAAGAAGCGTTGAATACGGTACAAGCTAATCTAAATTTAAGTCAATCGGAATCTTATCAAAAAGCTTTACAAGAATTAAAACCCAGGGGAGTTGGATTTGGATTTTTTAATTTAGGAAATTGGCAATTAGTCACTGACCAACCGGAAGAATTTATTAGTCAACAACCCAGTTTAGCCGTATCTTTAGGAATTAACCCGAAAGGACTTTTAGCAGAAACGACATTAATTACAGCCCTAGAATCAGATACGATTAATCCTTTTCCTGCCTTTTCCAAACCTGTAGAAGCATTAAACTATATTAGTGCCAATAGTCCCTTATTAATTGCCGGAAAAGACTTAAAACAACTCTGGACAGACTTCTCAAAAATTGTTTCAGTAAATCCAGCTTTAGCAGAATTTGTTGACCAACCCATAGAGGGAATTAAAACCTTATGGGGGTTAGATTTACCTCAAGATATTTTTAGTTGGGTAACGGGAGAATATGCCTTAGCGGTTGTTCCTCATGGGGATGAAAACTGGGACTGGGTTTTTGTCGCCGAACGTTCAGAGAATGCGGCTCAATCGATTGAAAATTTAGATAAAATAGCGACAGCACAAGGCTATAGTGTGGGGTCATTTAATCTTAATAATAATACCCTTTCAGCTTGGACAAAATTAACCCCGGTGGTTTTGGAGAAAAAGGATAAAACGAAAACCCAAACCCGGTTAATTCAAGCTAATGCAAAAGGAGTCCATTCAACAGTCGGGAAATATGAAATTTTTACCACTTCTGTTGAAGCTATGGATGAAGCCTTAGAAGTGGCAAAAACGGCAAATATTATTACTCAAGATCCCGATTTTAAAGCCAGTCTTGAAGTCTTACCCCAAACCCATGACGGTTATTTCTATCTCAATTGGTTAACCAGTCGAGACTTTTTGAATCAACAATTACCTCTGTTTAAATTAGTGGAACTTTCCGCTAAACCCTTTTTTGATAATTTGCGATCGTTTACAATTAGTAGTAGCGATCGCGTGGGAAATGTTCAACACGCAACAGTATTTTTAAGACTGCGTTAGTTGATTCAATAAACCAAATTTATCGCCTTAATTTAGGAGCAAAAATTAAAGTTTTAGTTAAGAAATTCGATTTCTGTGTAAGTCCTAGCGGTGATGAAACAACAAACCCCATGTAGTTACGGACTCTCCTACATGGGGTTATTATTTTTTATGTAAAACCCCTATGAGAGATGGCTTTCTTCTGGTTTGTCCTTGGGGAAAATTTTATAGGGAGCAGCTTATATGAAATCTTTAAATGTTGGCTACACATCTCCCCCCTTTTTAAGGGGGGTTGGGGGGGATCATCTGTAGCGTTCATAATGGGATTTCATATTAATTATTAAACTGTTGAATTAATGGGATCTCAAGTTTTAGATTGATAATTTTAGGGTTTATTTAATGTTAATCTCCCTTTCCTAAAGCCTTTTGAATAATATCTTTAGTATCATTATCGGGGGGACGTTTTTCAAAATCTTTATGACTATAGATCCATAACACCTTAATAATTTTCTGTTCATCATTAAATAAATACATCAAGCGAATTTGTCCTGATGCCCCTAGACCATAAATTAATGAAAGTTTTCTAAATTGCCACCCTTCTTGAATAGGACAATTTTTAGGCAAAGGCTCGTTACGTGATTTAGGGAGTTGTGGATCACGAATAATTTCTTCTATCCACTGACTAATAAATTCAATAAATTTTTGCTTCTCTGACTGTGATTTGTATGATTTAACTATTTTTCCAAGAGTTCGTAGAAAATTTTCTTCTTTTTCAAGAGAGAAGGGAACTAAGCCAGTCATAGACTTCTCCTTGCTTTACATATTCAGGGGAACTCTTGGGGGTAAATGCTTTCTGAAGAAGATAGGAAACAATAGTTTTATAGTCAGGATGATTTTGTTCTATTTCTTCTAGCTTTTCCTGTCCTAAAGCTTTCATATCATCCTGTGAGATGGGCTCGGTTGAACGAGCTTCTTTAGGGAGTCCTTTACGCGCATTGATCCAAGGAAACTCTAAATGGGTCATGCCACTAAGATAGTAAGCATGATGCTCACCAAAATATTGCCAAACTTCCTCTAAAAGTTCTTTTTTCTCTTGACAAATATTTTCTAAAAAATCTGGCTCAGGAATATCTAGCTGCTGTGCTTCAAAACAGCTATAAAACTGATAAGCATTAGGACAGACAGGGCCATAACGCCAAGCCTGAATTTCCTCTTTAAATAAAGGTTGATCAAAAAGAGCTAAATGAAGGCTTTGAGCATAGTAGAGCAATTTTTGAACCTTCATGTTTGTCATGTCGGCTTCTTTCTCATCTTCATAAGCTTTGATGATGAAATATTTAGCGACATCAAGGCAACTCAACATAAGCCTCCCCCCTTCGGCATCTTTAAGCTTGCTGTTTTCATTATACCAACTCTCAAAAAAATTGTTAAGATTAAAGATTAACTGTTTTTTCAAGTGTGTGCTTAAAACTAGAAGCAAAGATGAAAACCGACTGAATAAAGGGCTAGATTTCAGCCTCTGAAGATTTGTCTAAGTTCACTAAGGGTAAGGCAATAGTTGGGTAGTTTTACGATGGACTATACACCCAAAAAAATCAAGATGGTGGGCATAGCCCACCGGAGAAGTTAACGATTTAAAACTTGTTTTAACGCCGATAATAATAACAGAACATTTTCAGGACGGCTATTATATCCCATTAACCCAACTCGCCAAACTTGACCCGCTAATTCTCCTAAACCATTGCCGATTTCAATATTATATTCAGTCAATAATTGACGAGAAATAGCTTTTCCATCTACTCCTTCAGGAATACGAACTGTTGTTAATGTGGGTAAACGATAATCTTCATGAACATGACACTTTAATCCCAAATCGTTTAACCCCTCCCATAATAATTTAGCATTGGTTAAATGACGATTCCAACTGGCTTCTAATCCTTCCTGTGCTAAAATTCTGAGAGCTTCTCGCAAAGCATAATTCATATTAATAGGGGCAGTATGATGATAGACTCGATCCTGACCCCAATATTGAGACAGAAGCGATACATCTAAATACCAATTCGCCACTTTGGTTGACCGATTTTTCAATTTTTCAACGGCGCGAGGACTCATGGTAAACGGCCCTAAACCAGGGGGACACCCTAACCCTTTCTGACTACAACTATAGGATAAATCCACGCCCCAACTATCTAAAAATAACGGCACACCGCCTAAACTGGTAACAGTATCAACTAATAACAAACAATCAAATTCTCGACACAATTCCCCTAACCCTTCTAACGGTTGACAAGCACCTGTAGAAGTTTCTGCATGAACCAGTGCTAACACCTTGGGACGATGGGTTTCTATCCCTTGGCGCAATTCTTCCAAACTAAACACCCGACCCCAGGGTTTGACTAATTTTCGCACATCAGCCCCATAACGGCCCGCCATATCGACTAACCGATAGCCGAAATACCCCATCACCCCCACTAACACCACGTCTCCAGGTTCAACAATATTCGCCAGAGTCGCTTCCATCGCCGCACTTCCCGTCCCACTCATGGGGATAGTCATGGGGTTATCGGTTTGCCAAGCATAGCGCAATAGGGTTTGTACCTCATTCATCAGTTGCAGAAAATAGGGGTCAAGGTGTCCGACGGGAGACATCGCCAAGGCTTGCAATACACGCGGGTTAGCATTGGATGGCCCAGGCCCTAGCAACAGACGGGGAGGAACATTCAATTCTGGAGGAATAACGCGATTTTTATCATTAACCGAAGGTGAAACTAAACTCATAAATTATTTTTGACTCAATACTATTATTGTGCTTTGACATCCGCCCCGGCGTAAACGCACGGGGATTCCATCTATTTCAACAAATCGAAAATCGATTAGTGCAGGCGTTTTGTTTTTAGACTTAAGAACGGGACTGACGGGGCTCGAACCCGCAACTTCCGCCGTGACAGGGCGGTGCTCTAACCAATTGAACTACAGTCCCTTGCTGTCGTTCTTTTTTTTGCGACAATTTTTATTATTACTGCTTTTTTTGAATTTGTCAACACCTCCTAGAAACTTTTTTTTGGGGGTCTGGATGGACTGTTGGCCAATGACCCAAGAAGGGGAAACGCTAGACTAAAGAAAATGAATCAGGAGCACTCAGGAGTGAATTTAGGGCTTAAACAGTTAGACGGATTAACTCAAAAACGACTGGAAACTTGGGTTAAGGAAGCCCAACGGCGGAGTCAATTGGGTCAATTACCCACCTATATTCCCCAATTAGCTCAGGTCAACCCCCAGGAATTTGGGGTACAAATCCTCACCCTGACCGGGAAATCTTACCAAACTGGAAACGCCACCCTCCGGTTTCCGTTGATGAGTGTGATTAAGCCGCTTTTATTACTTAATCGACTGGTGGAATTAGGAGAAGATGAGGTGTTCAAGCGGGTCGGTGTTCAACCTTCCGATCAACCCTTCAATTCCCTCGAACAACTTCAAACCGATGACGGATGGCCCCGTAATCCGATGTTAAATAGTGGGGCCATCGTTCTAGCCGCATTACTCCCCGGACAAAATGCCGATTCTCGCTGTGATTATCTCTGTTCTTGGTTAAATCAATTTGCCCATTGTGATCTCGTTTTAGATCAAGACATTCTGGAGTCGGTGCGTTCTGTTCCCAACCCCAAAAACCAAAGGCTGATTGCTACCCTACAAGCGTCCGGTTATATCGATAATCCTGATGTAACCCTCGATACCTATAACCAAATTTGTTGTTTATCAGCCACGATTTCAGATTTAGCTCAATTGGGTC comes from Planktothrix sp. FACHB-1365 and encodes:
- a CDS encoding GspE/PulE family protein, encoding MTSSTPVLSAWQQLRNQSITCEQALKNLVDDQGILNLKLLDRDVSFRFFREFPDRNILPPVIPLLLWRNCYYLGCPVEVSMDALRMMGDRTFSDIKIIPIDDKSYRAWYHAQNLDPHRISSTPLINPLTGELESENVSETTELYLSKAADQLTRIKTLISGALRNRASDIHLEPSQDGLRVRYRIDGLLRNITLLPADIGRKVIVAIKVMSNMDIAESRRPQDGRIGENYVSEQDLQVALDMRVSTLPCVGGEKAVIRLLPQENPFSGLQDLGFSEKTLNIYKSWLCQPQGMIIFTGPTGSGKTSTLYNSLLAVATENVNVVTVEDPVEYVLPGITQTQVHERAGMTFAAGLRAILRQDPDIIMVGEIRDRDTADTAVRAALTGHLVLTTLHTNDAIGAIPRLKDIGPDPGLISDALLGIVGQRLTRRVCPHCAEAYTPTAIDLDLLGLELKEANPSSWRKGRGCSNCFYSGYSGREAIVELLAVDDRTRQIIYEGTLTELHRYLHETGFLSFRMAAIEKVTTGATTVEEVQRVLPRSALARKFSINASVMQS
- a CDS encoding DUF3352 domain-containing protein, with product MKGRSFPKILVIGLVVLGLLGIGGFYWLSGQNPASLVTGSTKTAPEAAMFVPRTAPAMVSLLVNPDRLESVGKILTFSQKSNNNRIQLNPIKESLLTNTGLNYGRDIQPWLGNEITWALVTPDVDRDPNNGQQPGYFVALSTRNSQKSQEVIDQFWQKQEKAGLDIISDQYRGVKLVYRRPFEGNIDDAPSLVTAMINDRFVLFANYPKVMKEALNTVQANLNLSQSESYQKALQELKPRGVGFGFFNLGNWQLVTDQPEEFISQQPSLAVSLGINPKGLLAETTLITALESDTINPFPAFSKPVEALNYISANSPLLIAGKDLKQLWTDFSKIVSVNPALAEFVDQPIEGIKTLWGLDLPQDIFSWVTGEYALAVVPHGDENWDWVFVAERSENAAQSIENLDKIATAQGYSVGSFNLNNNTLSAWTKLTPVVLEKKDKTKTQTRLIQANAKGVHSTVGKYEIFTTSVEAMDEALEVAKTANIITQDPDFKASLEVLPQTHDGYFYLNWLTSRDFLNQQLPLFKLVELSAKPFFDNLRSFTISSSDRVGNVQHATVFLRLR
- a CDS encoding serine/threonine-protein kinase, translated to MVCCLNPTCDQPENPEGITYCQSCGTKLIERLRDRYRPTDFLGEGGFGRTYRGEDLDRLNAPCVIKQLAAKVQGTWALKKAIELFQQEAQRIQSLGENNPHIPTLYAYFEVEEQLYLVQEYIEGQNLLQELQIQGLWNEKQIKHLLLELLPVLQDIHSKQVIHRDIKPENIMRRSRSGGKGEFVLIDFGVSKQLSATAKVTTQIGTRLGSFGYAPFEQIQAGEAYPASDLFSLGATCFQLLTGVSPHELWLKQGYSWIEKWQSYLKQPLKDPQLKQVLNQCLKEDWQDRYSSAEAALKALNQKTVPPPQSTVVQSVSDPKIPPQSKSKPLPPPPKINTTVISQTKSKTPVKPITPPKTTPKKSGFKLFITLFLFGSFLGMGSSLYLVWKFQLWKYIDALANVQSQENLTTSNPSPVETVEQPSVAVTNPPIPEPAPLASPTVTPTPEPTPLASPTVTVSPVATTPPTHAVVPSPPKKPSPVPVSVTPVSWVKPSYIHSFIGHLNRVRSVAFSPDGKTLASGSDDNTIKLWDVIGQERMTLTGHSSSVYSVAFSPGSKILASGSYDTTIKLWEVETGKLIATLTTPDWVHSVKFSPDGKILVAGIGDSTIKLFDITTGKQLANFTGHLAPVRSVAFSPDGNILASGSNDGNVKLWEVSTGKLQATLAGATKVNSIAFSPDGKILASGASDRTIQLWDVATGKILASLQTNQQQVVGVAFSPDGTTLTSTDYDGGYNSTIKFWNLATQQAISELSSNDSLSISFSPDGKLLSIVVKEKINVWQGQ
- a CDS encoding type II toxin-antitoxin system VapC family toxin, whose product is MNLWVLDTDHVSEFQRRNSKVVQRIYRINPNNIAVTIISVEEQVRGQLKVINEMNNLKSGDSLVQAYANLGKTVKFFHNIHVLDFDQQACNCYTELKRQKIKIGTQDLKIASIVLSQQGILVTRNRKDFEKIPNLLIEDWTV
- a CDS encoding Panacea domain-containing protein, which codes for MLSCLDVAKYFIIKAYEDEKEADMTNMKVQKLLYYAQSLHLALFDQPLFKEEIQAWRYGPVCPNAYQFYSCFEAQQLDIPEPDFLENICQEKKELLEEVWQYFGEHHAYYLSGMTHLEFPWINARKGLPKEARSTEPISQDDMKALGQEKLEEIEQNHPDYKTIVSYLLQKAFTPKSSPEYVKQGEVYDWLSSLLS
- a CDS encoding type II toxin-antitoxin system HicB family antitoxin; amino-acid sequence: MLTNSPPLITSVNKVNYEVGIKRLKNGKYQTFVLDYPSLKASANSRDEALQKLSQRLQAFFKDTEIIQLEIEIPQPEHPWLQFAGMFENDPLFEKVLEAIQDYRNEIDAEEE
- a CDS encoding alanine--glyoxylate aminotransferase family protein codes for the protein MSLVSPSVNDKNRVIPPELNVPPRLLLGPGPSNANPRVLQALAMSPVGHLDPYFLQLMNEVQTLLRYAWQTDNPMTIPMSGTGSAAMEATLANIVEPGDVVLVGVMGYFGYRLVDMAGRYGADVRKLVKPWGRVFSLEELRQGIETHRPKVLALVHAETSTGACQPLEGLGELCREFDCLLLVDTVTSLGGVPLFLDSWGVDLSYSCSQKGLGCPPGLGPFTMSPRAVEKLKNRSTKVANWYLDVSLLSQYWGQDRVYHHTAPINMNYALREALRILAQEGLEASWNRHLTNAKLLWEGLNDLGLKCHVHEDYRLPTLTTVRIPEGVDGKAISRQLLTEYNIEIGNGLGELAGQVWRVGLMGYNSRPENVLLLLSALKQVLNR
- a CDS encoding type II toxin-antitoxin system RelE/ParE family toxin → MTGLVPFSLEKEENFLRTLGKIVKSYKSQSEKQKFIEFISQWIEEIIRDPQLPKSRNEPLPKNCPIQEGWQFRKLSLIYGLGASGQIRLMYLFNDEQKIIKVLWIYSHKDFEKRPPDNDTKDIIQKALGKGD
- a CDS encoding AarF/ABC1/UbiB kinase family protein, whose translation is MLTQLDSKPLRWQKTRYSPLTRQLDVFTACGLFMFFLWWDRSLANNTSRQKQKRARWLVKTMLDLGPTFIKIGQALSTRADILPLEYVEELEKLQDKVPPFSSDQAVAIIEAELGNSLFTLYRDFDEQPLAAASLGQVHKARLHTGEDVIVKVQRPGLKQLFDLDMQAVRRMIQFCQQNFSWSKLYNLDELYNEFFMILYQEIDYIKEGKNADRFRENFKNYPGILVPKVYWKYTTHKVLTMQYLPGIKADDRDKLLAYGIDVKRLNQLGICCYLKQILQDGFFQADPHPGNIAVSVDGNLIFYDFGMMAEVKALAKDQMIKAFFAVLKKDTDVVLDTLIDIGLIESVSDMKPVRKMVKFLLEEFTEKPVDFQMFNQIKEEIYIMFEQQPFRLPAQMMFILKSLTTLDGLARTLDPKYSLVACAQPFVKSLTISQQRGNLVGELAKQARDFIKFRLQQPSKTEVLIRRLEERLEEGELQIRVRSVESDRALKRINLALKSLIYICWTGFTLIAGAILLIGNYQGWAVLVLLLSILGLWMSVRSLFNLAIRERLDRIAES